The DNA sequence GTTGCCGATGCACTCTTTCTTTTGGCTGACCATCATACCAAGGCCGATGTTGTTGGCGGTGGTTTGGCCGGTCAGCTCGTTCGCGGTGACGTGACCTTTTTCGATCCGCATCACACCAAGGGCTTCGGTGCCGTAAGGGGCGACGCCGAATTCCTCGCCCGCTTTGTTCAGCACTTCCATCATAGAGTTGCCAAATCGCGCAGGCACGGCGATTTCAAAGGCCAGTTCACCCGAGAAGGAGATCCGGAACAGACGTGCGGGGGTGCCGCCGCAAACCGTGATTTCGGCACAGCCCATGAAGGGGAAACCTTCGTTTGACAGGTCTGTACCCTCATCAACGACCTTGCGCAGAAGGTCGCGGCATTTTGGGCCGGCGACAGCAAACTGTGCCCAACCGTCAGTGGTTGAGATCAGGTGCACATCCATGTTGGGCCACAGACACTGGCGGGCGAATTCGAGACGGCGGAACACGATCACCGCGTTGGCGGTGGTGGTGGTCATCACAAAGTGATCATCTGCCATGCGTGCGGTGGTGCCGTCGTCATAACAAATGCCATCTTCGCGCAGCATTAGGCCATAGCGAACCTTGCCAACAGCCAGTTTTGCAAAGGCGTTTGAGTAAACTTTGTTGAGGAACTCAGCCGCATCTTTACCCTGAACATCGATTTTGCCCAGCGTGGTCACATCACAGATGCCCACATTGGTCCGTGTGTTCTTGGATTCGCGATCAACGCTGTCGCGCCAGCCTTTTTCGCCCGGACGGGTGTACCATTCGGCCCGCATCCAGTTGCCAACCGTGACAAAGCTGGCGCCATTGGCCTTGGCCCATTCGTGGCTGGGCGTCAGGCGGGTTGGGCGGAAGTCGTGACCACGGGCCCGACCACCAAGTGCGCCAAGGGGGATTGGCGTGTAAGGGGGGCGGAAGATCGTAGTGCCGGTTTCCGGGATGGTTTTGCCAGTGCATTCTGCCATGACGGCCAGCGCAGGGATGTTGGCGGTTTTGCCTTGATCCGTGGCCATGCCCAATGTGGTGTAACGCTTGAGCAGCTCGACCGAGCGATAGCCCTCGCGGTGGGATAGTTTCACATCTTTGACGGTGACGTCGTTTTGCAGGTCCAACCACGCGCGTTTGGTGCTTTCGCCAACGTGCCACATTGGTGAACATTCAAACGGCTCGTCTTCGGCCTTTGGTGCGGCTTTGCGTGATGCGGTGAAGCCTAGTTCTTTGATCTGTGCATTGGCGATTGCACGGCCCTCAGATAGGGCAGCGCCCAGTGTCAGAGATCCGTTTGCAGCACCGGCAACAGCCATGCCAACCGGTAAGGATTCACCGGGCACAAAGGCGCTGATGTCGTCGCGCCATGTCGGGCGGCCACGCTGGTGGCAGGTCAGGTGCACGTTGGGGTTCCATCCGCCAGATACGGCCAGACAATCGGTATCGATCATCTGTCCATCGGTCAGGGTGATCCGTTTCAGGCCCTTACGACCGGCAGTGTCCATCACGGCCGCGTTGCGGATGTGGCGAGCGCCAGGCACATCGCAAACCGCTGGCTTGTCGCGGCTGTCGATGATTGCGTTGACGTTCACGCCCTTGGCGGCCAGATCGGCAGCGGTGCGCCAGCCATCGTCGTTGTTGGTGAACACGGCAACCTGTTGGCCGGGTGTCACACCATAACGATTGACGTAGGTCCGTACAGCACCGGCCAGCATCACGCCGGGGCGGTCGTTGTTGCCAAAGGCAATTGGGCGTTCGGTTGAGCCAGCGGCCAGAACGGCACGTTTGGAGTAGATCCGCCACAGGATTTGGCGGGGCTTACCGCCAGAATCGGCCAAGTGGTCGGTGCAGCGTTCCAATGCGCCATAAACGCCGTGGTCATAGGCGCCGTAAATGGTGGTACGTGTCATGATCTGGACGTTGTCCATCGCGGCCAGTTCGGCCAGCGTTTGCGTGGCCCAATTGGCCCCGGACATGCCGTCAATTTCCAACGTTTCTGCGTTCAGGCGACCGCCCGGTGCAAAGTCTTCGTCCGCCAAGATCACCCGTGCGCCACTGCGAGCGGCGGCAAGGGCGGCTGAAATCCCGGAGGGACCAGCGCCTATGACCAACAGATCACAATGCAGGAAGCCTTTGTCGTAGATGTCAGGATCTTCTTCCATCGACAGGCGGCCAAGACCGGCTGAGGAACGAATAATGGGTTCGTAGAACTTTTCCCAGAACGCCTTGGGCCACATGAAGGTCTTGTAATAGAAACCTGCTGATAAGAAGGGCGAGACATAATCTGTCGCCGCCATCAGGTCATATTCCAGCGATCCACGGTGGTTTTGGCTGGTGGCGCTCAGGCCATTGAACAGCTCGGCCATGGTGGCGCGGGTATTTGGTTCTTGATGTGCGCCAGTGCGCAGTTGCACCAGTGCGTTTGGCTCTTCCGATCCGGCAGAGAAAATGCCGCGTGGACGGTGATATTTGAATGAACGGCCGACCAACCGCTGACCATTGGCCAACAGAGCCGAGGCCAGTGTATCACCAGCAAAACCCTGCATGGATTTTCCGTTGAAGGTAAAGTTCAGCGGTTGTGCGCGGTCAATCAGGCCGCCTTTGACACGGTTGATCTGGCTCATTTGTCGCGCCCTCTTTCACGGGCCACATCGCGGGCCAGTTCCACCTTGGTAATTTCATGGGACAATGTATTGCGGGTCACCACCAACCAGGACCGGTCGCCCTGTTCGTGGTACCACAGTTCCTGGTGCTGGCCCGCTGGGTTGTCGCGCAGGTAGCCGTATTCATAGAACTGCTCAGCTGCGTTTTCGGCCTGCCAGTCGGGGCGGTCGATCAGGCTGGCATCGCCCAGATAGATAAATTCGGCCGCATCGCGGGGGCCAAGAAGTGGGTGATTGATAATCATGCTTTGTCCTCCCTCAATGCAGGTTAGGCTGGTTGCCCATGCCTTTTTCGTCGATGATATGACCGCTCTTGAACCGGTTTAGGCGGAAACCATTTGCGACTGGATGTGCTTCACCTTTGGCCAGCAAATGCGCGTAGCAATAGCCCGATGCTGGGGTTGCCTTGAACCCGCCGTAGCACCAGCCGCCGTTGAAGTAGAGGCCTTCGGTTTCGGTTTTGTCGATGAAGGGTGACCCATCCATCGACATATCCATGACACCACCCCAGCTGCGCAGCAGACGGGCGCGGCCGATCATGGGCATCACGGCCATGCCGCCTTCGACGACATCTTCGACCACGGGCAGGTTGCCACGTTGAGCGTAGCTGTTGTAGCCATCCAGATCGCCACCAAAGACCAAGCCACCTTTGTCAGACTGGCTGACGTAGAAGTGGCCGGCACCAAAGGTGATGACGCCCGGAATGACAGGTTTCAGACCTTCGCTAACAAAAGCCTGCAAAACATGGCTTTCAATCGGTAGGCGCATGCCCGCCATCGCGGCGACGCGACCAGAAGATCCAGCGACACACATTGCAACCTTGTTGGCCCGGATTGGACCGCGCGAGGTTTGGACACCACGCACCTTGCCGTTGTCGATATCAATTCCGGTGACTTCGCAGTTTTGGATGATATCCACGCCGCGGCTGTCTGCACCACGGGCATAGCCCCAAGCCACGGCATCGTGCCGGGCTGTGCCGCCACGGCGCTGATACAGGCCACCTTTGATTGGGAAGCGTGCATTGTCGAAATCAAGGAACGGCAGTTCGCGACGCAGCTGCGCCTCATCTGCCAATTCGGCATCGGCACCGGCCAGGAACATCGCGTTCGCGCGGCGCACGAAGGCGTCGCGTTGGCCGTCGGTATGAAATAAGTTCAGGATTGAGCGTTGCGACACCATCGAGTTGTAGTTGGTGTCCTGCTCAAGGTTTTCCCACAGTTTCATCGAGAATTCGTAAAACGGCTCGTTGTCGGGCATCATGTAGTTTGAGCGAATGATCGTGGTGTTCCGGCCAATGTTGCCCGAACCTAACCAGCCCTTGTCCAACACGGCAATGTTGCGCATGCCGAACTCTTTGGCCAGATAGTAGGCCGTTGCCAGACCGTGCCCACCAGCACCGATGATGATGATATCATATTCCGGCTTTGGATTTGGCTCGCGCCATGCGGCCTTCCATCCTTTGTTGCCGGTCAAACCTTCGCGGAGAACCCTGAAGCCAGAATATCGCATGCGCATGCGCCCTTATATTAACCTTTGGTCAGATTGACACAGGTGCGGGCGCTAGACTTTTCTGTGTTGGTCTTTATTTTGTCTAAAATGGACATTGAGACGGAAAAAACCAGCCACAGACGGCGCATTGGCATTCTGCCAATCGATGGATTCGCGATTCTGGCCTATGCCAGCCTGGCTGATCCGATGCGGGCGGCGAATTTGCTGGCGGGCCAGACGCTTTATGATGTCGTGAATATCGGTGAAGATGTATCCTTACAGCAAAGCTCTGGCGCGGCGGTTGTGATACCACAGGCGCATGTCGGTGACGATATTGAGCTGGATTATCTGTTTGTCGTCGCGGGTGGGGATCCGACGGCTTATGACAATAAGGCGGTAACCACTTGGCTTGCGCGAATGGCGCGCAAAGGGGTGATTTTGGGTGGCGTGTCTGGTGGGCCGATCATTTTGGCGCAGGCCGGCTTGATGGGCGGGCGGCGGATGACGGTGCATTGGGAACATGCTGAGGCTTTGGCAGAAATCTCGCCTTATCTTCTGTTGGAACGGACACTGTATGTGATTGACCGCGATCGTTTGACCTGTGCGGGGGGAACCGCGCCAATGGATCTGATGCATGCGTTGATCACCCAGCATCACGGGCCGGGATTTGCCCGCCGGGTCAGCGACTGGTTCATGCACACCGAAATCCGCCCTTCGGCTGGACCGCAGCGCGCTGGGTTGGTCGAGCGTGTCGGATCAAACAGCCCTGCCATTCTGGACGCGGTTGAGGCGATGGAGGCTAATATTGCTGATCCCGTAACTCTTGACCGATTGGCGCAGATGGCCGGGTTATCCCCGCGGCAGCTTAATCGGTTGTTTCATGACAAAATGAGCCAATCCTGCATGCGGTATTATCGCGAGTTGCGTCTGGATAAGGCGCAAAACTTGCTTCGAAATTCGCCGCTTTCATTGACCGAGATTGCATTGGCGACGGGGTTTGCCAGCTCGTCGCATTTTTCCAAGGTTTACCGGGCACAGTTTGGGCAGCCGCCGTCGGCCTATCGTTAGTTTTGAAACGCGAAGGGGGCTTTGATCGGGCCAAGCTGTGGGCGGCCGGCGATGTAATCAGCGGCGCGGGCGGCGATCATTTGGGTGGGGGCATTCAAGTTAGCGCTGATGACGCGGGGCATGACCGAGGCATCGACCACGCGTAGATTTTGCGTGCCTTTGACCCGGAATTGATCATCGACAACGCTGTCTTCACCATGGCCCATCCGGCAGGTGCCGCAGGGGTGGAAATCGGTGACGGTGGCATTGCGGATCCAGGTTTCAATGTCGATGGTGGTTTGCACCTCGGGGCCGGGGTCGATTTCTTTGCCGCGCAGCCCATCAAAGGCGTTTTGTGCAACCAGTTCGCGGGTTTTTTGCACGCCTTCGACAAGTTCCTGCAGATCAAAGGGGTCTTGCAGGTAGTTGAAGGTCATCAAAGGCTTATCGGATGGATTGGCCGAGGCGAGACGGATTTGCCCCCGGCTGCGGGGGCGGAGTTGGTCAACATGAATGGCAAAGGCTTGTCGAAGTTGAATGTTGCCGTTCTGGTATTCGAAACCAATTGGGCCAAAGTGATACTGTATATTGGGGTACTGCACCGTTTCATTGCCCCGGATCAGGCCGCCCGCCTCCCATATGTTCGACGCGGCGATGCCTTTGCGGGTAAAGACCCATTGCAGGCCGGCTCGGGCCTTGTTCCAAGGGCGGTCGACCCGGTGAATCGGGTAGTTTTGCATGCTTTCGTATTGCAGAATGATGCTGGCATGATCCTGCAGGTTTTGGCCAACGGGCAGGTTGATCAGCGGGGTGATCCCGTGATCGATTAGGTGATCGGCTGGGCCGATGCCCGACAACATCAGCAGTTGCGGCGTGTTGATTGCGCCGCCAGACAGGATCACCTCTTGATCGGCTGTCAGGTGCAGTTCTTTCCCGCCAAAGTCACAGATCAAGCCGGTGGTGCGAGTACCATCAAAGATAAGGCGTTTGACCATGGTCCGTGTCATCAGGGTGACGTTGCCGCGTTTCAGGGCCGGGCGCAGGTGGGCGACGGCGGCACTGCAGCGGCGGCCGTGGCGTTTGGTGGCATCAAACCGGGCGACACCTTCGGGGTTGAAGCCATTCAGGTCGTCTGAGCGACCTTGTCCGGCCTGTTCGCCCGCCTCCAAAAAGGCATCATAAAGCGGGTTCTCAAAATCGCCGGGGTGCACGCCCAAAGGACCACTGTCACCGCGATAGGTATCACCGCCTTTGGCATAGGTTTCCCCGGCACGGAAATAGGGCAGGCAGTTTTCATAGCGCCAATCGGTCAGGCCGAAGTGATCGGCCCATGCGTCATAATCCAAAGGATGGCCACGCATGTAGACCATGGAGTTGATCGAGGATGATCCGCCAACCACCTTGCCGCGCGGCATGTCAACATGGCGATCATGCAGGTCGGCTTCAGCCTCGGTCACGTAATTCCAGTTGAGTTTTGGGTCACGCCAAGCCTTGTAGACGCCAGCAGGGATATGGATTAGCAGATCGCGGTCCATGGGACCGGCCTCTATCACCAGAATGGATTTAGAGGTGTCAGCACCGAGTTTGTTGGCAAGAACGCAGCCCGCAGATCCGGCCCCGACGATGATATAGTCATATCTGTCGGGGTGGGTCACTTTACTGCCCCCAGTCTTCGGATTGCATTTCCCTGATCCGGCTGGCGGTGCGTTCAAATTCAAAAGTGCCTTCGCCTTCGATATAAAGCAGTTCGGGGCGGGCGGCGGCAGAGCAGATCAGTTTGACGCGGGCCTCATAAAGCGCGTCGATCAGGGTGACAAAGCGCTTCGCCTCGTTAAAGTTGCTGCGGCCAAGTTCAGGGATTTCTTCGATGATCAAGACGCGCACCGCTTCGGCCAACGCCAGATAGTCGGCGGGCCCCAGCATTTTACCGCAGAGGCGGTGAAATTTGGCGCGGGCGACGCCGTTGTGAAAGCGGGGAATTTCGACCTCGCGTTTGTTGACGATCAGCTTGAGGGGTTTGGCTTTGCCGCCTGTGAGGCTGGTCCAAACTTCGCGAATGGCGGCGCGGCTTTCCTCATCAATGGGGGTGAAATAGCTGGGGCTGCCGGCCATTTTTGTCTGGCGGTAATCCGTGGGGCTGACCATTTCGTGGACAACCAAGCGATCCTTGATGTGGTCAATGAAAGGCAGAAAGAGTTGGCGGTTGAGGCCGTCTTTGTAAAGATCGTCCGGCACCCGATTTGAGGTGGTGATGACGGTGACGCCAGCAGCAAACAGCGCCTCGAACAACCGTCCGACGATCATCGCATCGGTGATGTCGGTGATCTGCATCTCGTCAAAGGCCAGCAGGCGTACTGAATTTGCAACTTCGGCAGCCACTGGGGCAAGCGCATCCTCAACACCTTGTTCGCGGGCTTTGTGCATGCCGACGTGGATTTCCTGCATGAAGGCATGGAAATGGACGCGCCGGGCCGGGGCTTCGATGACATCGACAAAAAGATCCATCAACATGGATTTTCCGCGCCCAACACCACCCCAAAGGTAAAGGCCTTTGGGCGCCTCAGGGGCTTTGCGAAACCAGCCCTTTTTGACAGGTTCAGCTAATGCTTCGCCGATCCGGTCAAATTCTGGCAGGGTTGCCTCTTGCGCGGGGTCACGGGTCAACTCGCCCGTGGCGACAAGATCTTCATATGCTTTGGTTAATACACCCATACATAAGGCATAACCTGCGATATGCGCTGAGAAAAGCAGGAATATGTCTGACAATTCTTTTGGGACATCAGGAAATAGAATGACATGGATCAAAAAGCCTGAATTGACCTGCGGCGCCCGCCCGATATGGTGCACGGATAAGGAACACCATCATGCGCGCCACCACCGCTTTGTTTACCCCGGTTCTGCTTGGGGGTTGTATTATCATCCTGATTTCATTTGCGATCCGGGCGTCTTTTGGTGTGTTTCAGATTCCGATTGCCGAAGAATTTGGCTGGTTGCGGTCAGAATTTTCGCTCGCCATCGCGATTCAGAATCTGGCCTGGGGGGTTGGGCAGCCGATTTTTGGTGCCATCGCTGAAAAGATCGGGGATCGCAAGGCCATCGTGATTGGGGCGTTTACCTATGCGCTGGGTTTATTGTTGTCGTCTTTTGCCGTCACACCCGAAGCCCATCAGATGTTTGAGATCATCGTTGGCTTCGGCATCGCTGGGACCGGGCTTGGGGTCATTCTGGCCGTGGTCGGTCGCGCCAGTTCAGACGAGAACCGGTCGATGTCGTTGGCGATTGTCACTGCTGCGGGATCGGGTGGGCAAATCTTTGGACCACCGATTGCGGAATATCTGCTGGGCATCATGAGCTGGCAGATGGTGTTCATCGGCTTTGCCGGTGTTATTCTAACCACGCTGTTGGTTCTGCCGATGATGCGGACACCTGCGAATGACGCAAGCAAGGCCGAGCTTGAGGAAAGTTTGGGTCAGATTTTGCGACGCGCCTTTCGCGACCCATCTTATACACTAATTTTCATTGGGTTCTTTTCCTGTGGGTATCAGCTTGGCTTTATCACCGCGCATTTCCCCGCATTTGTGACCGAGGTTTGCGGCCCAATTTTAGCGGGTAGCCTGCTCCATGGGATCGGGATCACCACCACCTCGGCGCTTGGGGCGATTGCGATTTCGCTCATTGGGTTGGGGAACATCATTGGGACATTGGCCGCTGGATGGTTGGGCAATCGCTATCAAAGGAAGTACCTGCTGGCGGGAATCTATACGCTTAGGACAATCGTGTGCATCGCCTTTATAATGACCCCGATGACCCCGATGACAGTTTTGCTGTTTTCAGCTGGAATGGGGTCTTTGTGGTTGGCAACGGTGCCGCTAACCAGCGGGTTGGTCGCGCATATTTATGGGTTGCGCTATATGGGCACGCTGTTTGGCATCATCTTTTTCTCGCACCAATTGGGCAGCTTTATGGGGGTCTGGCTGGGCGGGCGGATGTATGACCTTTATGGCGATTACACCGCTGTCTGGTGGATTGGTGTCGCGGTT is a window from the Roseovarius sp. EL26 genome containing:
- a CDS encoding sarcosine oxidase subunit alpha family protein, which gives rise to MSQINRVKGGLIDRAQPLNFTFNGKSMQGFAGDTLASALLANGQRLVGRSFKYHRPRGIFSAGSEEPNALVQLRTGAHQEPNTRATMAELFNGLSATSQNHRGSLEYDLMAATDYVSPFLSAGFYYKTFMWPKAFWEKFYEPIIRSSAGLGRLSMEEDPDIYDKGFLHCDLLVIGAGPSGISAALAAARSGARVILADEDFAPGGRLNAETLEIDGMSGANWATQTLAELAAMDNVQIMTRTTIYGAYDHGVYGALERCTDHLADSGGKPRQILWRIYSKRAVLAAGSTERPIAFGNNDRPGVMLAGAVRTYVNRYGVTPGQQVAVFTNNDDGWRTAADLAAKGVNVNAIIDSRDKPAVCDVPGARHIRNAAVMDTAGRKGLKRITLTDGQMIDTDCLAVSGGWNPNVHLTCHQRGRPTWRDDISAFVPGESLPVGMAVAGAANGSLTLGAALSEGRAIANAQIKELGFTASRKAAPKAEDEPFECSPMWHVGESTKRAWLDLQNDVTVKDVKLSHREGYRSVELLKRYTTLGMATDQGKTANIPALAVMAECTGKTIPETGTTIFRPPYTPIPLGALGGRARGHDFRPTRLTPSHEWAKANGASFVTVGNWMRAEWYTRPGEKGWRDSVDRESKNTRTNVGICDVTTLGKIDVQGKDAAEFLNKVYSNAFAKLAVGKVRYGLMLREDGICYDDGTTARMADDHFVMTTTTANAVIVFRRLEFARQCLWPNMDVHLISTTDGWAQFAVAGPKCRDLLRKVVDEGTDLSNEGFPFMGCAEITVCGGTPARLFRISFSGELAFEIAVPARFGNSMMEVLNKAGEEFGVAPYGTEALGVMRIEKGHVTANELTGQTTANNIGLGMMVSQKKECIGNVLSQRPELLRDDAVKLMGFRPVDRSLDVIAGSHFITKGDEANMENDQGWMTSTAWSPNLGHSIGLGFIKRGHERKGEIVRAVSPVHGTEMEVEIVSAHFIDPEGERLRG
- a CDS encoding sarcosine oxidase subunit delta — translated: MIINHPLLGPRDAAEFIYLGDASLIDRPDWQAENAAEQFYEYGYLRDNPAGQHQELWYHEQGDRSWLVVTRNTLSHEITKVELARDVARERGRDK
- a CDS encoding sarcosine oxidase subunit beta family protein, which encodes MRYSGFRVLREGLTGNKGWKAAWREPNPKPEYDIIIIGAGGHGLATAYYLAKEFGMRNIAVLDKGWLGSGNIGRNTTIIRSNYMMPDNEPFYEFSMKLWENLEQDTNYNSMVSQRSILNLFHTDGQRDAFVRRANAMFLAGADAELADEAQLRRELPFLDFDNARFPIKGGLYQRRGGTARHDAVAWGYARGADSRGVDIIQNCEVTGIDIDNGKVRGVQTSRGPIRANKVAMCVAGSSGRVAAMAGMRLPIESHVLQAFVSEGLKPVIPGVITFGAGHFYVSQSDKGGLVFGGDLDGYNSYAQRGNLPVVEDVVEGGMAVMPMIGRARLLRSWGGVMDMSMDGSPFIDKTETEGLYFNGGWCYGGFKATPASGYCYAHLLAKGEAHPVANGFRLNRFKSGHIIDEKGMGNQPNLH
- a CDS encoding GlxA family transcriptional regulator; translation: MDIETEKTSHRRRIGILPIDGFAILAYASLADPMRAANLLAGQTLYDVVNIGEDVSLQQSSGAAVVIPQAHVGDDIELDYLFVVAGGDPTAYDNKAVTTWLARMARKGVILGGVSGGPIILAQAGLMGGRRMTVHWEHAEALAEISPYLLLERTLYVIDRDRLTCAGGTAPMDLMHALITQHHGPGFARRVSDWFMHTEIRPSAGPQRAGLVERVGSNSPAILDAVEAMEANIADPVTLDRLAQMAGLSPRQLNRLFHDKMSQSCMRYYRELRLDKAQNLLRNSPLSLTEIALATGFASSSHFSKVYRAQFGQPPSAYR
- a CDS encoding GMC family oxidoreductase, which produces MTHPDRYDYIIVGAGSAGCVLANKLGADTSKSILVIEAGPMDRDLLIHIPAGVYKAWRDPKLNWNYVTEAEADLHDRHVDMPRGKVVGGSSSINSMVYMRGHPLDYDAWADHFGLTDWRYENCLPYFRAGETYAKGGDTYRGDSGPLGVHPGDFENPLYDAFLEAGEQAGQGRSDDLNGFNPEGVARFDATKRHGRRCSAAVAHLRPALKRGNVTLMTRTMVKRLIFDGTRTTGLICDFGGKELHLTADQEVILSGGAINTPQLLMLSGIGPADHLIDHGITPLINLPVGQNLQDHASIILQYESMQNYPIHRVDRPWNKARAGLQWVFTRKGIAASNIWEAGGLIRGNETVQYPNIQYHFGPIGFEYQNGNIQLRQAFAIHVDQLRPRSRGQIRLASANPSDKPLMTFNYLQDPFDLQELVEGVQKTRELVAQNAFDGLRGKEIDPGPEVQTTIDIETWIRNATVTDFHPCGTCRMGHGEDSVVDDQFRVKGTQNLRVVDASVMPRVISANLNAPTQMIAARAADYIAGRPQLGPIKAPFAFQN
- the zapE gene encoding cell division protein ZapE — protein: MGVLTKAYEDLVATGELTRDPAQEATLPEFDRIGEALAEPVKKGWFRKAPEAPKGLYLWGGVGRGKSMLMDLFVDVIEAPARRVHFHAFMQEIHVGMHKAREQGVEDALAPVAAEVANSVRLLAFDEMQITDITDAMIVGRLFEALFAAGVTVITTSNRVPDDLYKDGLNRQLFLPFIDHIKDRLVVHEMVSPTDYRQTKMAGSPSYFTPIDEESRAAIREVWTSLTGGKAKPLKLIVNKREVEIPRFHNGVARAKFHRLCGKMLGPADYLALAEAVRVLIIEEIPELGRSNFNEAKRFVTLIDALYEARVKLICSAAARPELLYIEGEGTFEFERTASRIREMQSEDWGQ
- a CDS encoding MFS transporter, encoding MRATTALFTPVLLGGCIIILISFAIRASFGVFQIPIAEEFGWLRSEFSLAIAIQNLAWGVGQPIFGAIAEKIGDRKAIVIGAFTYALGLLLSSFAVTPEAHQMFEIIVGFGIAGTGLGVILAVVGRASSDENRSMSLAIVTAAGSGGQIFGPPIAEYLLGIMSWQMVFIGFAGVILTTLLVLPMMRTPANDASKAELEESLGQILRRAFRDPSYTLIFIGFFSCGYQLGFITAHFPAFVTEVCGPILAGSLLHGIGITTTSALGAIAISLIGLGNIIGTLAAGWLGNRYQRKYLLAGIYTLRTIVCIAFIMTPMTPMTVLLFSAGMGSLWLATVPLTSGLVAHIYGLRYMGTLFGIIFFSHQLGSFMGVWLGGRMYDLYGDYTAVWWIGVAVGAFSAIVHLPVREERLQVRSA